A segment of the Nitrospina gracilis 3/211 genome:
TTCCTCCACCACGCTCACATTGGACAATTCGAGGAATCCCTGCTTGATGGCGCCCCGGTTATCCAGTGCCGGAGTTCCGACGATGGGCGTTCCCGAAGATCCGGTCTGCAAAAACAGGTTGTCGCCCAAAGCCTGGAGACCGGCCGGGTTCTGAAAAGTGGCGATCTGAAGGTTACCGACAACCGAAGGCACCGGAGAGTTGGGCTGGGTGACCGAAACCACGCCGGAGGGATCGATGGAAATGTTCAATGCGTTCTGCGGGATGGTGACCGCCGGTTGCAGGAGCAGACCGTCCGACGTGACAATCTGTCCCGTCTGATTCAGTTTGAAAGTGCCAGCACGGGTGTACGCAATATTACCGGTCGGCGTTGTGATCTGGAAAAATCCATCACCTTCGATGGCGATGTCCAGCGGGTTCTGGGTCTGCGCAAAATCACCTTGTAGGAATATTTTCTGAACCGCGGCCGGTTTCACACCCAAACCCAGCTGGATACCTGTCGGTACCTGGTTACCGGTATTGGACAGGGTGCCCTGCAATTTCAATGTCTGGTACAACAGGTCCTGGAAATCCGCCCGGCTTCGTTTGAAGCCTGAAGTATTCACGTTGGCCAGGTTGTTGGAGATCACGCTCACGTTCAAATCCTGAGCATTCATACCTGTGGCGGCGGTGTATAACGATCGCATCATGGTCTTGTTCCTTTATCACTTGGGTTTCGGGACCCTGCTTGGCCCACTTTATTCCCTTGTCCTTATGCCAGACGGGCTATGCTGTTCACCGACTGCTGGTCGGCCTCATCTATGGATTGAATTATTTTTTGGTAAGCCTCGAACGTGCGAACGGTTTGAATCATTTTGGTCATTTCTTCAACCGCGCTGACATTGCTGTTTTCAATAAATCCCTGTTGAATGTTCGGATTTTCTACAGGAATGGGCAATTGATCCGGGTCACTCATGGAATAGAGGCTATCTCCTTCCTTTTTCAGGAGCTTCGGGTTTTCAAACTGGACCACTTTTAATTGGCCTATGTTCTGCACCTCCTGATTTATTCGGACCGAAATGGTTCCCACCTTGTCCACACTGATCACCTGGTTATCGAGTGGCAACAAAATGTTTGTTTCGCCAACGCCCTTCAGGACATTGCCGTCCTTATCCACCAGACGCCTTTGATCATCGACTTTGAAACTTCCGGTCCGTGTATAGCGGGGTCCATCCGGTGTCTCCACCACGAGGAATCCGTCCCCCTGCATTGCCAGATCAAAGGGATTGCCGGTGTTATTCAGGGTGCCCTGGCGTAGATCCGTGGTCTGTCCGGCCACGTCCACATAACTCACTCCGTGATTGGAAAGGTTCGTGGGAAGCAGGGAATTTCGGTTCGCTTCCATGCTTTGCGGAGCCATGAAGGGCGGCACGAGTTCTTTAAAGACCAGTGCATCCTTTTTGAAACCGGGCGTGTTCACGTTCGCCATGTTGTTGCTGATGACTTCGAGCTTTCGCTGTTGCTTCACCCCGGCAGAGGATGCTATATATAAACCTTCAAGCATTTTTGACTCCTTTGTTCCCGATGCAGGAATCTCAGCAATATCGGTGCCAAATAATAATTTATTGTTTTATTGGCACTAAGAAGCCCACAACGCCTTTCTTTCATTGAATTTATGAAACCACCGTCCCACCCGGGACAAGGTCATACGGCGTCGGGTTTTTGGCATAATTTTCCGGTCAGCCCGGTTGCCCTGTCAAATTTGCCGGGTTTGGAATTCTGAAAACAACGAACGGAGTTTTTAGTTCATTAAAGGAGGAGAAAACTCTTCATGGAACATATTAGCGTGGACAAGCTGCACGATTTGTTGCCCAACATGGGGCCCGACGATTTGATTCTGGACGTGCGAACCGAAGAAGAATTCGAAGAAGCTCATATTAAGGGAGCTCGCAACCAAAACCACGAGGATGTGGAAGATATTGCCGATGAACTGAAAAAATACAAGAACGTGTACGTTCATTGCAAAATGGGGGGACGGGCGCAAAAGGCAGCGGAGACTCTGGAAGGCGCGGGCCTCACCAATATTATCTGCGTCAGCCAGGGTGGCATGCAGCGTTGGATGGATATGGGTTGGGAAGCGGAGTGAATTGAGGACGTTTATTTAAAATTTGTCTGCTAGCAATTATTGGCTGATCAAAAAAACCGGGAATGGGGCGAACCCCATTCCCGGTTTGTATTTTTAGAATGCCCGTCGGTTAGTACTTCAGGGTATTCCATGCCGTAATGGCTTTCTGGCCATTGCGTTCCTTGTTGGAACCGTTCCAGATGGCGATGGCCATCGGCATGCTGTTGCCAGTGAATTGAGCGTCATTGGCATCGTCGGTTTTCAAAGCGCGTTTGAAAACCACCGCCCAGCGATCGTTCGACCAGTTGCCTTTACCATCCACGTCCTGATTGGCCTGCGTGGTCAGCGTGCTGAAACCCTCTGCGTTGAGGTCTTCAACCGGAGACCGCCGCATGGTTGCGTCGGAAAGGATGTTGTGGGTAGCCCGGCCCGGGTTGTAAACACCTTCGTTTTTACCCATGCCAAAGTCCACAAAGGTGGAGCGCGTAGCGATCTCACCAGCGCCGCCGGTGTGAACCCCACTTTTTCCGCGCTCGTCCTTGCTACCGGTCATATCCGGTTTCAAGGCACCTTTCAGCAACAGGTTTCCATCCGGCTCGTACATGTAGTAACCAGCGGAACCCATAGCCATGTTGGAATAGTGATCTTCCATGTCCTGCATGCCTTCGTTTCCGGCCCGGCCAGCGCCTTCTTTATCCCAGGTCGCTTTCCATTGCCAGATGTTGACACGCTCGCCTTCGGAACCCATGGTGAAAGGAGGCTCACTGCCTGCCTTTACCGGGAACATCAGCGCGGCCTGGTCCTTGTACTGCTGGGACCGGACCATGATGTCGTCGCGAACACCATCGCTCCACTGAAGGCGAACTGCGATTTCCTTGTCATTGCGTGCCGCCTTGACATTCACCCACTTCGTAGCCGGGTTCGGCCACATCGGGTTGGTGATCATCTGCGGGTCCATATCCACAACCACGTGCCGGCCCTTGGTCGGTCCGTAGTTGGACCAGAAAGGATCGGTCGGATCTACCGGAATGGCCCGCTTGC
Coding sequences within it:
- a CDS encoding rhodanese-like domain-containing protein — encoded protein: MEHISVDKLHDLLPNMGPDDLILDVRTEEEFEEAHIKGARNQNHEDVEDIADELKKYKNVYVHCKMGGRAQKAAETLEGAGLTNIICVSQGGMQRWMDMGWEAE
- a CDS encoding ethylbenzene dehydrogenase-related protein — its product is LIAAFVLGGAMVSSAATIEALNVGKRAIPVDPTDPFWSNYGPTKGRHVVVDMDPQMITNPMWPNPATKWVNVKAARNDKEIAVRLQWSDGVRDDIMVRSQQYKDQAALMFPVKAGSEPPFTMGSEGERVNIWQWKATWDKEGAGRAGNEGMQDMEDHYSNMAMGSAGYYMYEPDGNLLLKGALKPDMTGSKDERGKSGVHTGGAGEIATRSTFVDFGMGKNEGVYNPGRATHNILSDATMRRSPVEDLNAEGFSTLTTQANQDVDGKGNWSNDRWAVVFKRALKTDDANDAQFTGNSMPMAIAIWNGSNKERNGQKAITAWNTLKY
- the flgG gene encoding flagellar basal-body rod protein FlgG encodes the protein MMRSLYTAATGMNAQDLNVSVISNNLANVNTSGFKRSRADFQDLLYQTLKLQGTLSNTGNQVPTGIQLGLGVKPAAVQKIFLQGDFAQTQNPLDIAIEGDGFFQITTPTGNIAYTRAGTFKLNQTGQIVTSDGLLLQPAVTIPQNALNISIDPSGVVSVTQPNSPVPSVVGNLQIATFQNPAGLQALGDNLFLQTGSSGTPIVGTPALDNRGAIKQGFLELSNVSVVEELVNLITAQRAYEVNSRTVQTADEMLQIASNLKR
- the flgF gene encoding flagellar basal-body rod protein FlgF; protein product: MLEGLYIASSAGVKQQRKLEVISNNMANVNTPGFKKDALVFKELVPPFMAPQSMEANRNSLLPTNLSNHGVSYVDVAGQTTDLRQGTLNNTGNPFDLAMQGDGFLVVETPDGPRYTRTGSFKVDDQRRLVDKDGNVLKGVGETNILLPLDNQVISVDKVGTISVRINQEVQNIGQLKVVQFENPKLLKKEGDSLYSMSDPDQLPIPVENPNIQQGFIENSNVSAVEEMTKMIQTVRTFEAYQKIIQSIDEADQQSVNSIARLA